A part of Patescibacteria group bacterium genomic DNA contains:
- a CDS encoding class I SAM-dependent methyltransferase, whose translation MKSREQMVESLTHAGIALRGPRDPFEGSTVRINDNRTWSQVALWGTRGLARAYENGWWDCERPDVVVEKAVQHGLDSKLFSSSLSDLALKIRAALFNLQSRARAFVVGEKHYNAGNTLFETMLGKHPLYSCAYWSGTPRAQTLDDAQEAKLHLICRKLKLKRGDHILDIGCGFGELLRFAHEHYGVTGVGITISKEQAKFARKLVHGLPIEIWEVDYRDLQTSRKFDREVSVGMFEHVGQKNHRAFFEMAQRHLKQDGLFLLHTITGSGEADPFLNDDIFPGSVVPSLKQVERSAQQRFKRLDLHEFGRDYDPTCCEWEKNLSHGWTRIAHLYNNDEKFLRRWRLYLLMSAGLFRAGKTSVAQFVLSNCDFSYDPVR comes from the coding sequence ATGAAAAGCAGAGAACAAATGGTCGAGTCATTGACTCATGCTGGAATTGCACTCCGCGGCCCTCGAGATCCTTTTGAGGGTTCGACTGTGAGAATTAACGACAATCGCACCTGGAGCCAGGTGGCACTTTGGGGGACTCGCGGGCTTGCGCGAGCCTACGAAAATGGTTGGTGGGACTGCGAGCGGCCCGATGTTGTTGTAGAGAAAGCTGTACAACACGGGCTTGACTCGAAACTGTTTTCATCATCACTCAGTGACCTTGCCTTGAAGATCAGGGCGGCACTGTTTAACTTGCAGAGCAGGGCGAGAGCGTTCGTTGTCGGAGAGAAACATTACAATGCCGGTAACACACTTTTCGAAACCATGCTCGGGAAACATCCGCTCTACAGTTGTGCTTACTGGAGTGGCACACCTCGCGCGCAGACCCTCGATGATGCCCAGGAAGCCAAGCTTCATTTGATCTGCCGGAAACTCAAGTTGAAAAGGGGCGATCATATTCTCGACATTGGCTGTGGTTTCGGGGAACTTCTCCGATTCGCCCACGAGCACTATGGTGTCACGGGAGTTGGAATCACCATCTCGAAGGAGCAGGCGAAATTCGCACGGAAACTTGTCCATGGCTTGCCGATTGAAATTTGGGAGGTTGACTACCGCGACTTGCAAACAAGCCGAAAGTTTGACCGTGAGGTTTCGGTGGGTATGTTTGAGCATGTCGGGCAGAAAAATCACCGGGCGTTTTTTGAGATGGCACAACGTCACCTCAAACAAGACGGCCTGTTCCTACTTCACACCATCACTGGCAGTGGTGAAGCCGATCCGTTTCTCAACGATGACATTTTTCCGGGGAGCGTCGTGCCGAGCCTAAAACAAGTCGAGCGGTCCGCGCAGCAAAGGTTTAAGCGTCTCGACCTTCACGAGTTTGGACGCGACTATGATCCAACCTGTTGCGAGTGGGAAAAAAATCTCAGCCATGGATGGACGCGTATCGCGCACCTGTACAACAACGACGAAAAGTTTTTGCGCAGGTGGCGTCTCTATCTCTTGATGTCAGCCGGACTTTTCCGAGCAGGGAAAACCAGCGTGGCACAATTCGTCCTTTCCAACTGTGACTTTTCTTACGATCCGGTTCGGTAA
- a CDS encoding ZIP family metal transporter: MLTLITFATFFSTLLGGLFALRFKDRLHLILGFSAGAVIGVAFFDLLPEAIELGSKTYGFSTTTSVVALGFILYMILDRLILFHTHTHDAEHPETHRQNRGIVGASSLSVHSFLDGVGIGLAFKVSPALGAIVAVAVLTHDFSDGINTVNMILKNHGESKKAFKWLLVDALAPVVGVISTIFFTLPENALGLLLALFSGFFLYIGASDLLPESHHAHPTIWTTFMTVVGVAVLFLTIKLANI; encoded by the coding sequence ATGTTAACCCTTATAACTTTTGCCACGTTTTTCTCAACCCTTCTCGGAGGTTTGTTTGCTTTACGCTTCAAAGACAGACTGCATCTTATTTTGGGCTTCAGCGCCGGCGCCGTCATTGGTGTTGCCTTTTTTGATTTGCTACCAGAAGCCATCGAACTTGGATCAAAAACCTACGGGTTTTCTACAACCACATCCGTGGTAGCGCTTGGTTTTATTTTGTACATGATTCTCGACAGACTCATTCTTTTTCATACTCATACACATGATGCTGAGCACCCTGAAACTCATCGTCAGAACCGAGGAATTGTGGGCGCCAGCTCCCTTTCAGTGCACAGTTTTCTTGACGGGGTGGGAATTGGACTGGCGTTTAAAGTTTCTCCAGCGCTCGGAGCAATTGTGGCCGTTGCAGTTCTAACCCACGATTTTTCAGATGGTATCAATACGGTTAACATGATTCTCAAAAACCATGGCGAATCGAAAAAAGCTTTCAAATGGCTTTTGGTTGATGCTCTTGCGCCGGTTGTCGGCGTAATTTCTACTATCTTTTTTACTCTACCGGAAAACGCGCTCGGCTTGTTGTTAGCTTTATTTTCAGGTTTCTTTCTCTACATCGGCGCAAGCGACCTTTTGCCTGAAAGCCACCATGCCCATCCAACCATTTGGACAACTTTCATGACGGTTGTTGGCGTAGCGGTGTTATTTCTCACAATCAAGCTAGCAAATATTTAA
- a CDS encoding RNA polymerase sigma factor, with the protein MTPKEKIDRQEILSVAHTDFQKGLNAHAFFKISNRALSEDLVQITFMKTWVYLVKGGKIDIMKAFLYHILNHLIVDEHRKHKTTSLDVLIEEGFEPAATNDTERLLNFLDGKGAILLIARLPEPYKKIMRMRYVQDLTLKEMSLITGESKNTMAVQAHRGLEKLKLLYSNALA; encoded by the coding sequence ATGACTCCAAAAGAAAAAATAGACCGACAAGAAATCTTGAGCGTGGCTCATACTGATTTTCAAAAGGGTCTCAACGCCCACGCTTTTTTCAAGATCAGCAATCGCGCCTTGAGCGAAGACTTGGTGCAAATCACCTTCATGAAAACCTGGGTCTACCTCGTCAAAGGCGGAAAAATCGACATCATGAAAGCCTTTCTCTACCACATTTTGAATCACCTGATCGTCGACGAACATCGGAAACATAAAACCACCTCGCTCGACGTCCTTATCGAAGAAGGTTTTGAACCCGCAGCCACCAACGACACCGAGCGTCTCTTAAATTTTCTCGACGGCAAAGGAGCCATTCTTTTAATCGCGCGTCTTCCCGAACCGTACAAAAAAATTATGCGGATGCGCTACGTCCAAGACCTGACACTCAAAGAAATGTCACTCATCACTGGTGAGTCAAAAAACACTATGGCAGTGCAAGCTCATCGAGGACTCGAGAAACTAAAATTGCTGTATTCGAACGCCCTAGCGTAA
- a CDS encoding PAS domain-containing protein, producing the protein MDKNKNKIGPDFFERLWEESWTYIKTVVDVVREPVLILDKNFKVMAANEPFYRMFQVTQKETEGKIVYELGNGQWNIASLRKLLEDILPKHTFFKGFEVAHEFPVIGSRVMILNARQIHSRFVTGVGSGDSELFPPIILLAMEDITEMIAVAEQLAGHVNQFESKHSARTQKLEISITELKKQIEELKVKVAAK; encoded by the coding sequence ATGGATAAAAATAAAAACAAAATCGGACCTGATTTTTTTGAGCGATTGTGGGAAGAAAGTTGGACGTACATTAAAACGGTGGTTGATGTGGTGAGAGAACCGGTATTGATTTTGGATAAAAATTTTAAAGTAATGGCGGCTAATGAGCCTTTCTATAGAATGTTTCAAGTCACCCAAAAAGAGACGGAAGGGAAGATTGTCTATGAGCTCGGCAACGGTCAGTGGAATATTGCGTCCCTCCGGAAACTGCTCGAAGATATTTTACCGAAGCACACTTTTTTCAAAGGATTTGAAGTTGCTCATGAATTTCCCGTTATCGGATCAAGGGTGATGATATTAAATGCGAGACAAATTCATTCACGATTTGTTACCGGAGTTGGCTCTGGAGATTCTGAACTTTTTCCGCCGATAATTCTTCTCGCTATGGAAGATATTACAGAAATGATCGCGGTTGCTGAACAGTTGGCGGGACACGTTAATCAGTTTGAAAGCAAACATTCTGCAAGAACTCAAAAGCTGGAAATCTCTATTACAGAATTGAAAAAACAAATCGAGGAGCTCAAGGTGAAGGTTGCAGCTAAGTAA
- the yihA gene encoding ribosome biogenesis GTP-binding protein YihA/YsxC — translation MEIKSAEFKKSIRGTDDILLEPHPQVAFVGRSNVGKSSLMNALLNRVDLVRSGKTPGKTQEINFFLINNNCYFVDLPGYGFARMSIERRDQLSKMIQWYLLGIEIAKRKVVLVLDSKVGPSAMDLEMLRLLSEHGREVLVVANKIDSLNQKERSVQLREISEKIPGLKIVPCSAKTKEGREEILEWIFS, via the coding sequence ATGGAAATAAAATCCGCGGAGTTTAAAAAAAGTATACGGGGAACCGATGATATTTTACTTGAGCCTCATCCTCAGGTGGCTTTTGTCGGGCGATCAAATGTGGGTAAGTCGAGTCTTATGAACGCCCTTCTCAATCGGGTGGATTTGGTTCGTTCCGGAAAAACTCCGGGCAAGACTCAAGAAATAAATTTTTTTCTCATAAACAACAATTGCTATTTTGTTGATCTTCCGGGATACGGTTTTGCTCGCATGTCGATTGAACGGCGCGACCAACTAAGCAAAATGATTCAGTGGTATCTTCTCGGGATTGAGATTGCGAAAAGAAAAGTAGTTTTGGTGCTCGATAGTAAAGTTGGGCCAAGCGCGATGGATCTTGAAATGCTTCGGTTACTTTCTGAACACGGCAGAGAGGTTTTGGTGGTCGCGAATAAAATTGATTCGCTCAATCAAAAAGAACGCAGTGTTCAATTGCGGGAAATTTCTGAAAAAATTCCAGGATTGAAGATTGTTCCCTGTTCAGCTAAAACCAAAGAGGGGAGGGAAGAAATTTTGGAGTGGATTTTTAGCTAA
- a CDS encoding VIT1/CCC1 transporter family protein has translation MESQTQSQEHIDRAFLLKVVQPGLAGLMDGSVSTLAPIFAAAYATSSPRLAFLIGASAATGAAISMAFAEALSDNGEHTGRGHPFIRGLIIGSMTFLGGILHTLPFLISNLHLALYLAYIVVGIELVAIAYIRYRYFKTSFWLSVVQVVFGGALVLVAGLLIGSA, from the coding sequence ATGGAATCACAGACACAATCCCAAGAACATATCGACCGAGCTTTTTTGCTCAAGGTGGTTCAGCCAGGGCTCGCGGGACTTATGGACGGTTCGGTATCAACGCTTGCGCCAATTTTTGCTGCCGCCTATGCGACGAGCAGTCCTCGATTAGCTTTTTTGATTGGTGCTTCTGCGGCTACGGGTGCGGCTATCAGTATGGCATTTGCCGAGGCTCTTTCAGACAATGGGGAGCACACCGGTCGCGGTCATCCTTTTATTCGGGGACTCATCATCGGTTCAATGACTTTTCTGGGAGGCATTTTACACACCTTGCCTTTTCTTATTTCCAATTTACATCTCGCGCTCTACCTCGCCTACATTGTTGTTGGTATCGAGCTCGTGGCTATCGCCTACATTAGATATCGCTATTTTAAAACCAGCTTTTGGCTTTCAGTGGTGCAAGTGGTTTTCGGAGGAGCACTTGTTCTTGTGGCGGGACTATTAATTGGCAGCGCGTAA
- a CDS encoding HAMP domain-containing sensor histidine kinase: protein MAEKVEKIIFYILGGVGGAVLGFIVLSFRMSYFANENHSFVVAITSLIGVLVSIIFVNYEKQKTLKTNSAVRDETVALITHEMKTGLTSTGWAIEMILQNYGKAITEEDKKMLEGVVNSIYTTIMHSVNLLDVSLLDIGKLKISLEKFDLKEIEQNLKETIEKYAFGAQKKGIHLTSEIHLNHESLVEVDLLRLRIILENLLENALQYTLGDIREIAVHIGNDEKTLNISVSDSGIGIPEAEKEKIFLKFFRASNAKKELNSGSGIGLYMTDQYIKAHRGSIRFETELGKGTTFYVSIPLKTAANVGEFLTKI, encoded by the coding sequence ATGGCTGAAAAAGTTGAAAAAATAATTTTTTACATCCTCGGAGGTGTCGGCGGGGCTGTCTTAGGATTCATCGTCCTTTCTTTCCGCATGTCCTACTTCGCCAACGAAAATCACTCGTTCGTCGTTGCCATTACATCTCTCATTGGTGTTCTGGTTTCTATCATTTTTGTTAATTACGAAAAACAAAAAACTCTCAAAACAAACAGCGCTGTGCGAGATGAAACTGTTGCTCTCATCACCCATGAAATGAAAACGGGACTCACCTCAACTGGCTGGGCCATCGAAATGATTCTTCAAAATTACGGAAAAGCCATAACTGAAGAAGACAAAAAAATGCTTGAAGGTGTCGTCAATTCGATTTACACGACCATCATGCACTCGGTTAACCTGCTCGACGTCAGTTTGCTCGACATAGGAAAATTGAAAATATCACTGGAAAAATTTGACCTCAAGGAAATCGAGCAAAACCTCAAAGAAACTATCGAAAAATACGCCTTCGGTGCGCAAAAGAAAGGTATACATCTCACCTCGGAAATCCACTTGAACCACGAGAGTTTAGTTGAGGTGGATTTACTGCGCCTACGCATTATTCTAGAAAATCTTTTGGAAAATGCTTTGCAATATACACTTGGTGACATTCGAGAAATCGCGGTGCACATCGGCAACGATGAAAAAACCTTGAACATTTCAGTCAGTGATAGCGGTATCGGCATTCCCGAAGCTGAAAAAGAAAAAATTTTCTTAAAATTTTTCCGCGCCAGCAACGCCAAAAAAGAATTAAACAGCGGTAGTGGCATTGGACTCTATATGACCGATCAATACATCAAAGCCCACCGAGGTTCTATTCGTTTCGAAACAGAACTCGGCAAAGGAACAACCTTCTACGTTTCCATACCACTTAAAACTGCGGCGAATGTCGGCGAATTTCTAACAAAAATTTAA
- a CDS encoding DUF2914 domain-containing protein: MEDSSVRQKIKKHGTAIAFVLGFIWDNIMLSQIDHVFANIMLGSYLVISAFSILIMNLPFHPERRVKIIEKITKWFPLILQFCFGSLFSAYIIFYTRSASISNNWPFLLFLVLLVISNELLRKRYLSITLPVSLFFTVLFSYNIFSLPILLKSMSALIFILSGLATLIIITIFIWILSRIAPEKYASSKRSLILSLSAIYILFNVAYFTNIIPPVPLALKEIGVYHSVTRLANGEYTLSFEHDSWYPFISNTDSTFHQKPNESVYVWSSIFAPTDLTVPIYYRWQYFDDAQKKWIETDLIQLPIFGGRDEGFRGYTKKSNVQPGLWRVDVETNRKNLIGRIEFTVEDAIDPINSIVTETK, translated from the coding sequence ATGGAAGATTCTTCTGTACGTCAAAAAATTAAAAAGCACGGAACTGCTATCGCCTTTGTTCTCGGATTTATTTGGGACAACATCATGTTGAGCCAAATTGATCATGTCTTTGCCAACATCATGCTTGGTTCTTACTTGGTGATTTCAGCCTTCAGCATCTTGATCATGAACCTACCGTTTCACCCAGAGCGCCGGGTAAAAATTATAGAAAAAATCACTAAGTGGTTTCCACTCATTCTTCAGTTTTGTTTCGGTAGTCTTTTTTCCGCCTATATTATTTTTTACACTCGTAGCGCCTCGATTTCAAACAACTGGCCGTTCCTACTTTTTTTAGTTCTCCTCGTCATCAGCAACGAACTTTTGCGCAAACGCTATCTTTCGATCACCTTGCCCGTGAGCCTTTTCTTTACCGTGCTTTTTTCCTACAATATTTTTTCCCTGCCAATTCTTTTAAAATCAATGAGCGCGCTTATTTTTATATTGAGCGGACTCGCAACGTTAATCATCATTACAATTTTTATTTGGATTCTTTCTCGAATTGCGCCTGAAAAATATGCATCGAGTAAGCGCTCGCTCATTCTTTCTCTATCAGCAATTTATATTTTATTTAACGTCGCCTATTTCACCAACATTATTCCTCCCGTGCCTCTTGCGCTGAAAGAAATCGGTGTCTATCACTCGGTGACGCGACTGGCAAATGGCGAATACACCCTGAGTTTTGAGCATGACAGCTGGTATCCTTTTATTTCCAATACCGATTCCACCTTTCATCAAAAACCAAATGAATCTGTCTACGTCTGGAGCTCCATTTTTGCGCCGACGGATTTGACCGTACCAATCTATTATCGATGGCAGTATTTTGATGACGCACAAAAAAAATGGATCGAGACGGATTTAATTCAGTTGCCAATTTTCGGAGGCCGCGATGAAGGCTTCCGTGGCTACACAAAAAAATCTAACGTCCAGCCGGGTTTGTGGCGAGTCGATGTTGAAACTAATCGTAAAAATCTTATTGGCCGAATTGAGTTTACCGTCGAGGATGCAATTGATCCCATCAACAGCATCGTGACGGAAACTAAATAG
- a CDS encoding response regulator, protein MAENSSIGNSFSDDPKNIIDNSVISGKKVVIVEDDVFLGKLLAKHLQQSGMKVFLIDRGDGAQEIIKSDVPDLLVLDIFLPGVNGLDLLESLRKDPVTKNLAVLIVSNTDQVQDRERAKSLNASFLTKALVTPMSIVEHVKKMFLDSH, encoded by the coding sequence ATGGCTGAAAATTCAAGCATTGGCAACAGTTTCTCGGATGATCCGAAAAATATTATCGATAATTCGGTAATTTCTGGAAAAAAAGTGGTGATTGTTGAAGATGACGTCTTTTTGGGCAAGTTGCTCGCAAAACACCTACAGCAGTCTGGCATGAAGGTTTTTTTGATTGACCGGGGAGATGGTGCACAAGAGATAATTAAGAGTGACGTTCCTGATTTGTTGGTGCTTGATATCTTTTTGCCGGGGGTCAACGGCCTCGACTTGCTTGAAAGTTTGCGAAAGGATCCTGTTACAAAAAATCTAGCAGTCCTCATCGTTTCAAACACCGATCAGGTTCAGGATCGCGAAAGGGCAAAAAGTTTGAACGCTTCATTCTTGACTAAGGCTTTAGTGACGCCAATGAGTATTGTCGAGCACGTCAAGAAGATGTTTCTCGATTCACACTAA